The following proteins are encoded in a genomic region of Candidatus Glassbacteria bacterium:
- a CDS encoding electron transfer flavoprotein subunit beta, producing MNIYVCVKQVPDTEARVQVAGDGKSIETADINFILNPFDEFAVEQALLTREQHSGEVTALSLGDNGAAAAIRTAMAMGVDKGIHLKTDQPAEDPL from the coding sequence TGTGTGCGTCAAGCAGGTCCCGGACACCGAGGCCCGCGTCCAGGTGGCGGGAGACGGCAAATCGATCGAGACCGCGGATATCAACTTCATCCTGAACCCGTTCGATGAGTTCGCGGTGGAGCAGGCCCTGCTGACAAGGGAGCAGCACAGCGGCGAGGTCACCGCGCTCAGCCTGGGAGACAACGGCGCGGCGGCGGCGATCCGCACGGCGATGGCGATGGGTGTGGATAAGGGGATCCATCTCAAGACAGACCAGCCGGCCGAGGATCCGCT